The Allocatelliglobosispora scoriae genome contains a region encoding:
- a CDS encoding P-loop NTPase fold protein encodes MFDGATTPLLAPRPGGVGTLASWNTLDGEPRLASSGTDGTIRIWDPERGVGIGTPLIGHTAAVWLLTMWRWSGGEILVSTGEDGTIRTWSLGSGDTTGEPIGAPVAGHDGWVRAVAMWNGVGGSPRLASAGTDGAVRIWDPLRGTMVGKPLVEGHDGLAAMASWHGTEGTRLAVADNDGAIRIWDPELRRQVTDVRLEHGAGLWTMVAWIAADGSPRLASAGNDGLIRVWNPDTGAPVGEPLRGHSGWVPTLVTWALPDGGTRLVSAGTDGTIRSWDVETGQPVGEPFAEFAGSLPTLTLWTASNGRGRLTFVGARGAIRTCDLETGVLQGEPLVGHTAGLWALASWDAGMHGRVLAVSGDDAVIRIVNVETGDLVGRPLVGHTAGVWGLVSWRDHAGPRRLASTGDDGTIRIWRPDTSEVLGRPLTGHDGWVPALASWRRPSGEVALVSGGLDGTVRRWDPTAGVQLGEPLLGHTGWVMAVTTWSGSAGPCLASGSADGTIRRWDPETGSPIGEPLTGHTGWVRALITTVDRGGRTLLISASYDGSIRRWDAESGEPVGAPLLGHVGRVAALAAWVMPSGESRLASTGLDGTIRVWDIETGEQIGEPMTGHRGGIWSLICWSEGNDVRLASAGHDGAVRLWDPQRGRVIRTIEVGPVSMWGISDAPTKNDLVGRDRMARVLADQLRRPADAGGSSPAPTVIGIDGPWGCGKTTLMYLVRRHLPPPMPEPPNGGAREQLTVDQVLRQIHRYSDAAPVLPTRPEARPRGVVTAWFNPWAHQSGEQVWAGLANEIIEAAAVVLYPTERERERYWLARNLGRIDRHAIRLTLQRRTRSSILGLATSAAVVAPVAIAIAQLGAPLRIGHEDVPPSWIAILVAVATVIGGVVHTALRRRFGKAAHYLPSELLQGPVLDGLNVGDDDGTVDPAPDPLRRARAGSLYLYQHNIGDIVDDLDTAGYDLVVFVDDLDRCRASTTADVFEAINLFLANVTSRSGLRARFVVGLDSTVVVAHLDSVYGNQQGAVAGLHADDPSPGWAFLRKLIQLPVVVPLILDDGIRAFVDSVTGRDPLPPVADAPAPPPVADAATEHPPVPAAPAAPSAEAAAEPTRLAEAAAPLAPSPPTNPAWPSLELHPGVGDLLVRRIVAQPDRSLREAKRLLNVWQLYVRMLDDIDPVSDPADALTRAQRLLGLSEIVTRWPALQRGLHQLVGSRRGLQLLAAAVDDDDSWRRIVQQLGFIPESGRALVNLRSLLREHDGQRIADLAARLM; translated from the coding sequence ATGTTCGACGGCGCCACCACTCCGCTGCTCGCCCCGCGCCCCGGCGGGGTCGGCACGCTCGCCTCCTGGAACACGCTCGACGGTGAACCCCGCCTCGCCTCCTCCGGCACGGACGGCACCATCCGGATCTGGGACCCCGAACGCGGAGTCGGCATCGGAACACCGCTGATCGGCCACACGGCTGCGGTCTGGCTGCTCACCATGTGGCGCTGGTCCGGCGGCGAGATCCTCGTCTCGACCGGTGAGGACGGCACCATCCGTACCTGGAGTCTCGGCTCGGGCGACACCACCGGTGAACCGATCGGCGCTCCCGTGGCCGGCCATGACGGGTGGGTGCGAGCGGTAGCCATGTGGAACGGCGTCGGCGGCAGCCCTCGGCTCGCCTCGGCGGGCACGGACGGCGCGGTCCGGATCTGGGATCCGCTGCGCGGCACGATGGTGGGGAAACCACTGGTCGAGGGGCATGACGGCCTGGCGGCGATGGCGAGCTGGCACGGCACCGAGGGCACCCGGCTCGCGGTCGCCGACAACGACGGCGCGATCCGGATCTGGGACCCCGAGCTGCGGCGGCAGGTCACCGATGTCCGGCTCGAACACGGCGCCGGCCTGTGGACCATGGTCGCCTGGATCGCCGCCGACGGCTCACCCCGCCTCGCCTCGGCCGGCAACGACGGGCTGATCAGGGTCTGGAACCCGGACACGGGCGCACCGGTCGGCGAGCCGCTGCGCGGTCACAGCGGTTGGGTGCCGACCCTGGTCACCTGGGCGCTGCCGGACGGGGGCACCCGGCTCGTCTCGGCCGGAACCGACGGGACGATCCGGAGCTGGGACGTGGAGACCGGTCAGCCGGTCGGCGAGCCCTTCGCCGAGTTCGCCGGATCGCTGCCGACCCTGACGCTGTGGACCGCCTCCAACGGCCGGGGGCGGCTCACCTTCGTCGGTGCCCGGGGTGCCATCCGTACCTGTGATCTGGAGACCGGTGTCCTGCAGGGGGAGCCGCTGGTCGGGCATACGGCGGGGCTGTGGGCGCTGGCGAGCTGGGACGCGGGCATGCACGGCCGGGTGCTCGCCGTGAGCGGCGACGACGCCGTGATCCGCATCGTCAACGTCGAGACCGGTGACCTGGTCGGGCGGCCGCTGGTGGGGCACACCGCCGGTGTCTGGGGACTGGTGAGCTGGCGCGATCACGCCGGTCCGCGGCGGCTCGCCTCGACGGGTGACGACGGCACGATCCGCATCTGGCGTCCGGACACGTCGGAGGTTCTCGGTCGGCCGCTGACCGGTCATGACGGCTGGGTTCCCGCGCTCGCCTCGTGGCGGCGGCCCAGCGGCGAGGTGGCGCTGGTCTCCGGCGGGCTCGACGGGACCGTCCGGCGGTGGGACCCGACCGCCGGTGTCCAGCTCGGCGAGCCGCTGCTGGGGCATACGGGCTGGGTGATGGCGGTGACCACATGGTCCGGCTCGGCGGGTCCCTGCCTCGCCTCGGGCAGCGCCGACGGGACGATCCGGCGCTGGGACCCGGAGACGGGATCGCCGATCGGGGAGCCGCTGACGGGCCATACGGGCTGGGTGCGTGCGCTGATCACGACGGTCGACCGCGGTGGGCGTACCCTCCTGATCTCCGCGAGCTACGACGGCTCGATCCGCCGGTGGGACGCCGAGTCCGGCGAACCGGTGGGCGCGCCGCTGCTCGGCCACGTCGGCCGGGTCGCGGCGCTGGCCGCGTGGGTCATGCCGAGCGGGGAGTCGCGGCTCGCGTCGACCGGGCTGGACGGCACGATCCGGGTGTGGGACATCGAGACCGGTGAGCAGATCGGCGAGCCGATGACCGGCCATCGCGGCGGGATCTGGTCGCTGATCTGCTGGTCGGAGGGGAACGATGTCCGGCTCGCCTCGGCCGGGCACGACGGTGCCGTGCGGCTGTGGGATCCGCAGCGCGGCCGGGTGATCCGCACCATCGAGGTGGGTCCGGTGTCCATGTGGGGCATCTCGGACGCACCCACCAAGAATGACCTCGTCGGCCGGGACCGGATGGCCCGGGTCCTCGCCGATCAGCTGCGCCGGCCCGCGGACGCCGGCGGCAGCAGCCCGGCACCGACGGTGATCGGGATCGACGGGCCCTGGGGCTGCGGCAAGACGACCCTGATGTACCTGGTGCGCCGGCACCTGCCGCCGCCGATGCCCGAACCGCCGAACGGCGGCGCACGCGAGCAGCTCACCGTCGACCAGGTGCTGCGCCAGATCCACCGCTACAGCGACGCGGCACCCGTGTTGCCGACGCGGCCCGAGGCCCGGCCCCGGGGCGTGGTGACGGCGTGGTTCAACCCGTGGGCGCACCAGTCCGGCGAGCAGGTCTGGGCCGGTCTCGCCAACGAGATCATCGAGGCCGCCGCGGTCGTGCTCTACCCCACGGAGCGGGAACGGGAACGCTACTGGCTCGCCCGCAACCTCGGGCGGATCGACCGGCACGCGATCCGGCTCACCCTGCAGCGGCGTACGCGGTCGTCGATCCTCGGGCTCGCCACGAGCGCGGCGGTGGTGGCGCCGGTGGCGATCGCGATCGCGCAGCTCGGTGCGCCGCTGCGGATCGGGCACGAGGATGTCCCGCCGTCCTGGATCGCGATCCTGGTCGCGGTGGCCACGGTCATCGGCGGCGTGGTCCACACCGCGCTGCGCCGCCGCTTCGGCAAGGCCGCCCACTACCTGCCCAGCGAACTGCTGCAGGGGCCGGTGCTCGACGGGCTCAACGTCGGCGACGACGACGGAACGGTCGACCCGGCCCCGGATCCGCTGCGCCGGGCCCGGGCCGGGTCGCTCTACCTCTACCAGCACAACATCGGCGACATCGTCGACGACCTCGACACCGCCGGTTACGACCTGGTCGTCTTCGTCGACGACCTGGACCGGTGCCGCGCCTCCACGACCGCCGACGTCTTCGAGGCGATCAACCTCTTCCTCGCCAACGTGACCTCGCGCAGCGGGCTGCGGGCCCGGTTCGTCGTCGGTCTCGACTCCACCGTCGTCGTGGCGCACCTCGACAGCGTCTACGGCAACCAGCAGGGCGCGGTGGCCGGGCTGCACGCCGACGACCCGTCGCCCGGGTGGGCGTTCCTGCGCAAGCTGATCCAGCTCCCGGTCGTGGTGCCGCTCATCCTCGACGACGGGATCAGGGCCTTCGTCGACTCGGTCACCGGCCGTGATCCGCTGCCGCCGGTCGCGGACGCACCGGCACCGCCACCGGTCGCGGACGCCGCCACCGAGCATCCGCCGGTCCCGGCCGCACCGGCTGCGCCGTCGGCCGAGGCCGCCGCCGAGCCGACCCGCCTCGCCGAGGCTGCGGCCCCTCTCGCGCCGTCGCCGCCGACCAACCCCGCCTGGCCCTCACTCGAGCTGCATCCCGGCGTGGGAGATCTGCTGGTACGCCGGATCGTCGCACAACCCGACCGCAGCCTTCGGGAGGCGAAGAGGCTGCTCAACGTATGGCAGCTCTATGTCAGGATGCTCGACGACATCGATCCGGTGAGCGATCCGGCCGACGCGCTGACCCGGGCGCAGCGGCTGCTCGGCCTCTCCGAGATCGTCACCCGCTGGCCGGCCCTGCAACGCGGCCTGCACCAGCTCGTCGGCTCCCGGCGCGGGCTGCAGCTGCTCGCCGCCGCGGTCGACGACGACGACAGTTGGCGGCGCATCGTGCAGCAGCTCGGCTTCATCCCGGAGAGCGGCCGGGCGCTGGTCAACCTGCGATCGCTGCTGCGCGAGCACGACGGCCAACGGATCGCCGACCTCGCGGCCCGCCTGATGTAG
- a CDS encoding 50S ribosomal protein L11 methyltransferase produces MLRFIGRMSAGLIRRLSASRRNDREKIFTSYDIQSCLYDVRRVELFQEAIRAVVKPGDVVVDGGSGTGLLGLLAAQAGAARVYCVELNKDYIDVINENAKRNNLQDRIIAIQADATTVRLSEEVDVIISEVISAGFFYEPQLQIVANLKHFLKPGGAVIPYAMENDVQLISAEDKLYGLTFSYDSRFRTLPGDVSLTERATYLKTTFGDVAPQDFGIRETARVVATRDGVANAVQIGYRLQFVEGGDWSSEPTDFLLNPQIVFLDQPVDVVAEQECEIGLTYQASSSPLTSTVTARCVDNPMTMLSAEEERSVKRELVPAPV; encoded by the coding sequence GTGTTGAGGTTCATCGGCAGGATGTCGGCCGGTCTGATTCGCAGATTGTCGGCCTCCCGCCGCAATGACCGGGAGAAGATATTCACCTCCTACGACATCCAGTCCTGCCTCTATGACGTGCGGCGGGTGGAACTCTTCCAGGAGGCGATACGCGCGGTCGTCAAGCCGGGCGATGTGGTCGTCGACGGCGGTAGCGGTACCGGGCTGCTCGGACTGCTCGCGGCACAGGCGGGTGCCGCCCGTGTCTACTGCGTGGAGCTCAACAAGGACTACATAGACGTCATCAATGAGAACGCCAAGCGCAACAACCTCCAGGACCGGATCATCGCGATCCAGGCCGACGCCACCACGGTGCGGCTCAGCGAGGAAGTCGACGTCATCATCAGCGAGGTCATCAGCGCCGGGTTCTTCTATGAGCCGCAGCTGCAGATCGTCGCCAACCTCAAGCATTTCCTGAAACCGGGCGGCGCCGTCATCCCGTACGCGATGGAGAACGACGTTCAGCTGATCAGCGCCGAGGACAAGCTGTACGGGCTCACGTTCAGTTATGACTCCCGCTTCCGAACCCTTCCCGGCGATGTGTCGCTGACCGAGCGCGCGACCTACCTGAAGACGACCTTCGGTGATGTCGCGCCCCAGGACTTCGGCATCCGGGAGACCGCACGGGTGGTCGCCACCAGGGACGGCGTGGCCAATGCCGTCCAGATCGGCTACCGGCTGCAGTTCGTCGAGGGCGGGGACTGGTCATCTGAGCCGACGGACTTCCTGCTCAATCCGCAGATCGTCTTCCTGGATCAGCCGGTCGACGTCGTCGCCGAGCAGGAGTGCGAGATCGGCCTGACATATCAGGCCAGTTCTTCGCCATTGACATCGACGGTGACCGCCCGCTGCGTCGACAATCCGATGACCATGCTCAGTGCTGAGGAAGAGCGCTCCGTGAAGCGGGAATTGGTCCCGGCGCCCGTCTAG
- a CDS encoding amino acid permease gives MTRSRPGSAPQGKVSSHRRLSTAWIFFLVISAASPLTSFVGGASLGLDQGNGAGYPAAYLAVTVVLLCFAVGYAAISRRVINTGAFYTYIARGIGRPPAIGAALLAIVAYTVNVAGIAGATGYFLTVIAAEFGAQISWVWGSVAALAFVSLMGYRSLHLSAKVLGTAMVLAFAVIAVFDVAVIFSKGLDAFPATSFSPGTVFSGSPGIAVMFAFTSFVGLETAALYGEETVEPERTVPRAIYAAVACMGLFYVLSTWILVGSIGGDEIEEKVSGQSALVFDQMAAYGGEALRSAAAVLFIVAACAGMLAFHNAASRYLFVLGRDRILPAALGQLHSRHRSPQLGSVVVSIGSAVIVGVAVLADLDPYRVLAQGAVTLATLGIVGLQSVAAVAIVAFFRRRGQGRYWKTLILPGVGAVGLLGATIFLLLNFTGLMGGPSAIVTALPWFFVAVMAGGVVTGLVIRARRPARYARIAESRMRPQAREVRRPPQWTRRYCLIGAGPAGLAMARRLTEEGIPFDWFESHHEIGGIWNSERFGSPVYDGCVAISSKLTSGFADFPMPSGYPDYPSWPQVRDYVRAYADAFDLTRRVTFNTAVTWVKPDGIGWLVTLTNGDFRYYSGVIAAPGTAWNPTLPSWPGLQQFQGQVWHSASYQSASGLAGKRVLVVGAGNAGAEIACEVARAGAAVCLSVRRGHRFIPRHVGDVPTDAILAGILDLPDAMTLPPDTAELIEKLAGDVTGLGLPAPDHTVLHGHPTITSDLLGYLAQGHIAARPDIAELLPHGVRYADGTAEQIDIIIAATGFERQLPFLAPTLYQGSTGRPDLYLNMFSRSHDGLTVLGLSDFAGAAFPRFDDMASAAIVDITLRELGGVEWRAWRASKQIDRPDLRGGKRFVDSPKHEYFVDDHAYQVLLRDVCDRFGYTPGAAAPVRTTETVTA, from the coding sequence ATGACACGTTCGCGACCAGGTTCGGCGCCGCAAGGCAAAGTCTCCAGCCACCGGCGGCTGAGCACGGCATGGATCTTCTTCCTCGTCATTTCGGCGGCCTCGCCGCTGACATCCTTCGTCGGCGGGGCATCCCTCGGGCTGGACCAGGGCAACGGTGCGGGATACCCCGCCGCCTACCTCGCGGTCACGGTGGTCCTGCTCTGCTTCGCAGTCGGGTACGCCGCGATCAGCCGCCGGGTGATCAACACGGGTGCGTTCTACACCTATATCGCGCGAGGCATCGGGCGTCCACCGGCGATCGGTGCGGCCCTGCTCGCCATCGTCGCCTACACGGTGAACGTCGCCGGGATCGCCGGCGCCACGGGGTACTTCCTCACCGTCATCGCCGCCGAGTTCGGTGCGCAGATCAGCTGGGTCTGGGGCAGCGTCGCGGCACTGGCGTTCGTGAGCCTCATGGGCTACCGGTCCCTGCACCTGTCGGCGAAGGTCCTCGGCACCGCCATGGTGCTGGCGTTCGCGGTGATCGCGGTCTTCGACGTGGCGGTCATCTTCTCCAAGGGCCTCGACGCCTTCCCGGCGACCTCGTTCTCGCCGGGGACGGTCTTCTCCGGCTCGCCGGGGATCGCGGTGATGTTCGCCTTCACGAGCTTCGTGGGGCTGGAGACCGCCGCGCTCTACGGCGAGGAGACGGTCGAGCCGGAACGGACCGTGCCGAGGGCCATCTATGCCGCCGTGGCCTGCATGGGCCTGTTCTACGTGCTCAGCACCTGGATCCTCGTCGGCTCCATCGGCGGCGACGAGATCGAGGAGAAGGTGTCGGGGCAGTCCGCCCTCGTCTTCGACCAGATGGCCGCGTACGGCGGGGAGGCCCTTCGTTCGGCCGCGGCCGTGCTCTTCATCGTGGCGGCGTGCGCGGGGATGCTGGCGTTCCACAACGCCGCCAGCCGCTACCTCTTCGTTCTCGGCCGGGACCGGATCCTGCCCGCCGCGCTGGGGCAGCTGCACTCCCGCCACCGCAGCCCGCAGCTCGGCAGCGTGGTGGTGAGCATCGGTTCGGCGGTCATCGTCGGCGTCGCCGTCCTGGCCGACCTCGACCCCTACCGGGTCCTGGCCCAGGGTGCGGTCACCCTCGCCACGCTGGGCATCGTCGGTCTCCAGTCGGTGGCGGCGGTGGCGATCGTCGCCTTCTTCCGCCGTCGGGGCCAGGGCCGTTACTGGAAGACGCTGATCCTGCCCGGAGTCGGTGCGGTCGGCCTGCTCGGTGCGACGATCTTCCTGCTGCTCAACTTCACCGGCCTGATGGGCGGCCCGTCCGCCATCGTCACGGCCCTGCCCTGGTTCTTCGTCGCCGTGATGGCCGGTGGTGTGGTGACGGGCCTGGTGATCCGGGCCCGGCGTCCCGCCCGCTATGCCCGCATCGCCGAGAGCCGCATGCGCCCGCAGGCCCGCGAGGTACGCCGACCCCCGCAGTGGACCCGCCGCTACTGCCTGATCGGGGCGGGTCCGGCCGGGTTGGCGATGGCCCGCCGCCTCACCGAGGAGGGCATCCCGTTCGACTGGTTCGAGAGCCACCACGAGATCGGCGGCATCTGGAACTCCGAGCGGTTCGGCAGCCCGGTCTACGACGGCTGCGTCGCGATCTCCTCGAAGCTCACCTCGGGATTCGCCGACTTCCCCATGCCGAGCGGATACCCGGACTACCCCTCGTGGCCGCAGGTGCGCGATTACGTCCGCGCCTATGCCGACGCCTTCGACCTGACCCGGCGCGTCACGTTCAACACGGCGGTCACCTGGGTCAAGCCCGACGGCATCGGCTGGCTGGTGACCCTGACCAACGGCGACTTCCGCTACTACTCCGGCGTCATCGCGGCACCGGGGACGGCCTGGAACCCGACGCTGCCGTCCTGGCCCGGTCTGCAGCAGTTCCAGGGCCAGGTCTGGCACTCGGCGAGCTATCAGTCGGCGTCCGGGCTCGCCGGCAAGCGGGTGCTGGTGGTCGGCGCGGGCAACGCGGGCGCCGAGATCGCCTGCGAGGTGGCCCGGGCCGGAGCGGCGGTCTGCCTGTCGGTACGCCGGGGCCACCGCTTCATCCCCCGACACGTCGGCGACGTGCCGACCGACGCGATCCTCGCCGGCATCCTCGACCTTCCCGACGCCATGACGCTGCCGCCGGACACCGCGGAGCTGATCGAGAAGCTCGCCGGGGACGTCACCGGGCTGGGGCTGCCGGCCCCGGATCACACGGTGCTCCACGGCCACCCGACGATCACCAGCGACCTGCTGGGCTACCTGGCGCAGGGGCACATCGCGGCCCGTCCCGACATCGCGGAACTCCTCCCGCACGGGGTCCGCTACGCCGACGGGACAGCCGAGCAGATCGACATCATCATCGCCGCGACCGGCTTCGAGCGGCAGCTCCCGTTCCTGGCACCGACCCTCTACCAGGGCTCCACCGGCCGACCCGACCTCTACCTCAACATGTTCAGCCGCAGCCATGACGGGCTCACGGTGCTCGGGCTCAGCGACTTCGCCGGAGCGGCGTTCCCGCGCTTCGACGACATGGCGAGTGCCGCGATCGTCGACATCACCCTGCGGGAACTCGGCGGCGTGGAGTGGCGGGCCTGGCGGGCGTCGAAGCAGATCGACCGGCCGGACCTGCGCGGCGGCAAGCGGTTCGTGGACTCGCCCAAGCACGAGTACTTCGTCGACGACCATGCCTACCAGGTGCTGCTGCGCGATGTGTGCGACCGGTTCGGTTACACGCCAGGCGCGGCGGCCCCGGTCCGGACAACGGAGACCGTCACGGCGTAG
- a CDS encoding DinB family protein has translation MTWTAPAIQRRPTLRIGTERAVLESWLNHHRDTLLWKCSGLDIEQLRMRPAKPSNLSLLGLVRHMAEVERWWFRRCLQGEPLGDIYRTESSPGADLDDVDTADAEADFALYLEEVRLADAAAVDCSLETTFFYPFEERDFELRWVYVHMVEEYARHNGHADIIREQIDGNTGV, from the coding sequence ATGACTTGGACGGCACCCGCCATACAACGACGCCCTACCCTGCGGATCGGCACGGAACGTGCGGTCCTGGAGAGCTGGCTCAACCACCACCGGGACACCCTGCTGTGGAAGTGCTCCGGGCTGGACATCGAACAGTTGCGCATGCGCCCGGCCAAGCCGTCGAACCTGAGCCTGCTGGGCCTCGTGCGGCACATGGCCGAGGTGGAGCGCTGGTGGTTCCGGCGGTGCCTGCAGGGCGAGCCGCTCGGCGACATCTACCGCACCGAGTCCAGCCCCGGCGCGGACCTGGACGACGTCGACACCGCCGATGCCGAGGCCGACTTCGCCCTCTACCTGGAGGAGGTGCGGCTCGCCGACGCGGCGGCGGTGGACTGCTCCCTGGAGACGACGTTCTTCTACCCGTTCGAGGAGCGCGACTTCGAGCTGCGCTGGGTCTACGTGCACATGGTCGAGGAGTACGCCCGGCACAACGGCCACGCCGACATCATCCGCGAGCAGATCGACGGCAACACCGGCGTATAG
- a CDS encoding LamG-like jellyroll fold domain-containing protein: MLVTGGARENNGNGGYVTNPEIWDPNTGNWTEVVIPQEHARLYHSTALLLPDGRVMVGGGAPGPRNYTDVEYYSPNYLFDGNNAAPRPVISAAPAKIGYNGSFQITATGTVSRVTLLRNGSVTHGFNNDQNFQELAFSQSGGTVTITSPLNGNYAPPGSYMLHVFDAAGTPSVAKLIKIDPAVIMTQLNPRVVDQFEYPRLPAEWRTNNPPATVDVAAGNSRMVPWAVDSQVQLVRGNATGQGGLGFTGYQLALGATGNIRRTVSDLTPGATYRLSLRYARDARAAGTAAATGTVAIGSLNATITATTAQPSTAAYGTYVGTFTAATANQTLTLRGTAVGLMVDDLVIVGDNAPPPATGIPVRYEFEEGTGTTAANTGSVSSVGAAVLTGTAGWSANGVIGKAVNLPGGSTANAVDLPDNLLQGAVNFSTGFWVRPDVKNNWTGLFHIGDGLGSAGSYYQIQMQTQANGSTGLAVTFKAKTGPEERVYASPAQDVVAGQWNHVAFTRQGSIGTLYLNGVVIATRTDLTIGMTEIGPTANNWLGRNGYGDAAFDGLIDDVRVYPSALTSADIVAMYNEGVSVRYTFDENTGDVGVGGNTTANFIGGTSWGDDRFDGLIDDFRLYGYELSADHVTQLYAGRR, from the coding sequence CGTCATCCCGCAGGAGCACGCCCGGCTCTACCACTCCACGGCCCTGCTCCTGCCCGACGGCCGGGTCATGGTCGGCGGCGGCGCTCCCGGTCCGCGCAACTACACGGACGTGGAGTACTACTCGCCGAACTACCTGTTCGACGGCAACAACGCCGCTCCGCGTCCGGTGATCAGCGCCGCGCCCGCGAAGATCGGCTACAACGGCTCCTTCCAGATCACCGCGACCGGCACCGTCTCCCGGGTCACGCTGCTCCGCAACGGCTCCGTGACGCACGGTTTCAACAACGACCAGAACTTCCAGGAGCTGGCGTTCAGCCAGTCCGGTGGCACGGTCACCATCACCTCGCCGCTCAACGGCAACTACGCCCCGCCCGGGTCATACATGCTCCACGTCTTCGACGCCGCCGGTACGCCGTCGGTCGCGAAGCTCATCAAGATCGATCCTGCGGTCATCATGACGCAGCTCAACCCGAGGGTCGTCGACCAATTCGAGTACCCGCGCCTGCCCGCCGAGTGGCGTACCAACAACCCGCCCGCGACCGTCGACGTGGCCGCGGGCAACAGCCGGATGGTGCCGTGGGCGGTCGACAGCCAGGTCCAGCTGGTGCGCGGCAACGCGACCGGCCAGGGTGGCCTCGGCTTCACCGGTTACCAGCTCGCGCTGGGTGCCACGGGCAACATCAGGCGTACCGTCAGCGATCTCACCCCCGGCGCGACCTACCGGCTATCGCTGCGCTACGCCCGCGACGCCCGGGCAGCCGGGACCGCCGCGGCGACCGGCACGGTGGCGATCGGCAGCCTGAACGCCACCATCACCGCCACGACGGCACAGCCCTCGACGGCTGCCTACGGCACGTATGTCGGCACCTTCACCGCGGCGACCGCCAACCAGACACTCACGCTGCGGGGAACCGCCGTCGGCCTGATGGTCGACGACCTGGTCATCGTCGGCGACAACGCGCCGCCGCCGGCCACCGGCATCCCGGTCCGTTACGAGTTCGAGGAGGGTACGGGCACCACCGCCGCCAACACCGGCTCCGTCTCCTCGGTGGGGGCCGCCGTCCTGACCGGGACGGCCGGCTGGTCCGCCAACGGCGTGATCGGCAAGGCGGTCAACCTGCCCGGTGGCAGCACCGCCAACGCGGTCGACCTGCCGGACAACCTGCTCCAGGGCGCGGTGAACTTCTCCACCGGGTTCTGGGTGCGTCCCGATGTCAAGAACAACTGGACCGGCCTGTTCCACATCGGTGACGGACTCGGCTCCGCCGGGAGCTATTACCAGATCCAGATGCAGACCCAGGCCAACGGGAGCACCGGCCTCGCCGTCACCTTCAAGGCGAAGACCGGTCCCGAGGAGCGGGTCTACGCGAGTCCCGCGCAGGACGTGGTCGCGGGCCAGTGGAACCACGTGGCCTTCACCCGCCAGGGCTCGATCGGCACGCTCTACCTCAACGGCGTGGTGATCGCGACCCGGACCGACCTGACCATCGGGATGACCGAGATCGGTCCGACGGCCAACAACTGGCTGGGCCGCAACGGATACGGCGACGCGGCCTTCGACGGCCTGATCGACGACGTCCGGGTCTACCCGTCGGCGCTGACCTCGGCGGACATCGTCGCGATGTACAACGAGGGCGTCTCGGTCCGTTACACCTTCGACGAGAACACGGGTGACGTGGGCGTGGGCGGCAACACCACGGCCAACTTCATCGGTGGAACGAGCTGGGGTGACGACCGGTTCGACGGCTTGATCGACGACTTCCGGCTCTACGGTTACGAGCTCAGCGCCGATCACGTGACGCAGTTGTATGCGGGCCGCCGATGA